CAAAGACGAGTTCTTTTCGTGTGCCATCATTCGGATTAACAAGCTCTTGAATTTCTTTATTTAAGTTATCAATACCTGCAGGCCCTTTATACATTGGCGCGAGCACTTGAATGTCACGAATTGCCTGACCTTTTGACATGGCTCCCTTCACTACTTGTGTGACAACACTCGTTACTTGGTTAGCAGCTGCTTGAATAAAAGAGCGATCGGATGTTTTCACCGTTAAACTATCTGGTACAATGCCCTTTTTAATTTGATGAGCCATTTCAATAATTGTTGAGCCTTCCGCTTGACGATAAACATCGGTTAATTCAACTATAGGAATTTGCTGCGAACCGAGCAAGTCTTTTAATACTTGCCCTGGTCCTACAGGAGGTAGCTGGTCTTGGTCACCAACAAAAACTACTTGTACATCTTCATGCAACGCTTTTAGTAGTTGATGTGCCAACCACGTGTCAACCATCGACATTTCATCGATAATAATTAACCGCCCAACAACCTCACGTCCTGTTTCTTCATCTTTTTCCTGTCCGTTAAAACCTAATAAGCGATGAATCGTCATCGCAGGTAATCCTGTTGATTCGGCTAAACGTTTTGCTGCACGTCCTGTTGGAGCTGCAAGTACGATCGGAAATGGCTCGTCTTTTTCTACATATGTTTTGGGATTTAAAGATAAACCATGTAGTTCTGCATACACTTCCACTAAACCGCGCACAACGGTCGTCTTCCCTGTACCTGGTCCGCCCGTTAATATCATGACGGCTGAATTAAGTGCCGTTTCAATTGCTTGTGCCTGTGTTGGAGCATATGTCACCTCATATTGCTCTTCAATATCGCCAATTGCTTTTCGAATTTCGTCACGCGAAAAATTTTGTGCTAACTTATTTTTTTCTTTTAGCTCAATAATTTTACTCGCGATTCCTACTTCACTGAAATAGAGCGTAGGTAAATACATGCGTGTTTCTTCACCGCAAATTTTCGACTCTTCACGCATTTCAATTGCCGCTTGTGAAATCGCCTCATACGGAATTTCAATACGCTGACTTTGTTCAAGCATTGCCTTTACTAGAGGAAGCACAATTTCTGCTTCCAAATAAACATGCCCCTCCGATAAAGCCGCATTTGTTAGCACATGAAAAATCGCCGCTTTTATCCGGTCTGGATGATTGCCAGTAATGCCAAGCTTCGCACCAAGTTCATCCGCGCGTATAAAACCCACCCCGTCTACTTCTTCAATAAGACGGTACGGATTTTCAGTAAGTAGCGAAATTGTTGCCTCTCGATAAGCTTGATAAATTTTCATCCCTAGCTGTGGGCCGAATCCCCATTCATTGAGACGTACCATTACACGCTCTAAACCTAGATTTTCTTCTATCGTCTGACGAATATGCAATTTTTTTTCTACTGAAAGTCGTGGTACCGCATCGAGCGCTGATGGGTCTTCTAAAATTTTCGTTAATGCATCGAGGCCAAGCTTTTCGACAATCGTCTCTGCTGTTTTGCGTCCAATACCTGTAAATAAATCACTCGATAAATAATGCACAATACCTTGCTCTGTTGTCGGCACTTCTTTTTCAAAGGTATCAATTTGAAATTGTACCCCATATTTTGGGTGTGTTTTCATTTGCCCTTTAAAACGGTAGAGCTCATCTTCAGCTAATTTTGGAAAATAGCCAACAACAATAATTTCTTTTTCTTCAAATTGAATATTTGTTTCTTGAATTTTGACACGAACAATGGAGTACATATTCGTTGCATTATGAAAAATTGTTACTATTGGGCGACCTAAAATAAAGTTTTTATTTAGCTCGAACAAATCTAGATTTTCCGCCATTTTCATGTCACACCTTCTTTTTCATCGTATCGTCATTTTACCATACGATGCCTATACTGTCTTTGCCATTGCTAAACCTGCGATGCGTCTGATTTTTCTATTAATTTCAGTTAGTAAAATGGTATGATAGAACATAATTATTGAAAGTAAAGGTAGTGAAAACATGCAATTTAGACCATGTATTGACTTACATGATGGCAAAGTCAAACAAATCGTCGGCAGCACGCTCGGCTATCAAGATAAAGAAGTTGTAGAAAATTTTACATCCGAGCATGATTCCTCATATTATGCATCATTATTTCAGCAAAATAAATTAACAGGTGGACATGTCATAATGCTTGGCCCTGGCAATGTAGACGCGGCAATTCGCGCGTTACAAGCGTATCCAAACGGCTTGCAAATTGGCGGTGGTATTACCGCTGACAATGCAACGAAATATATTGAGGCCGGCGCATCACACGTTATCGTTACCTCTTATATTTTTCATGATGGGATATTAGATATAGCGCGCCTCGAAAAATTAGTACAAGCTGTCGGCAAAGAAAGATTAGTCATTGATTTAAGCTGTCGCAAACGTGATGATAAATGGTTTGTTGTAACCGACAAATGGACGAAATTCAGTGATTTTGAAGTAAATGCACAATCGATTCAGCAAATTGAGAATTATTGTGATGAGTTATTAATTCATGCGGTTGACGTGGAAGGCAAACGTAGTGGTATGCAAGAGGAGCTTGTTCGTGATTTAGCGCAGTGGACTTCGATTCCAACTACGTATGCTGGTGGTGTACGTTCACTTGAGGATTTAAAAGAATTCGAATCAATCTCAAATGGTAAACTTCATGTAACAATTGGCAGTGCATTATCAATTTTTGGTGGCGATTTAGATTTCCAAAAGGTTGTAACGTATTGTAAGTAAACTGAGGATTGGCTCATCCTCGACGAAAAGGAATAGTCCAGGAAATACTTCCCGGACCATTCCTTTTTTATAAGTTGGCCATTAACCGCTTGGCAATCATTTGATATTCTTCAGGACCAATACCCGGTGCAAATTCTTCAGGTAGTTCATGTAAATCTGGAATTTTCACTCCCTTTGGTGTGCCCTCCTCCACAATGAGCGGAGCGTTCGTCAACGGATGTGTTCCTTTCCAAATCTTATCAATATCCTTATAATCGCCAACATAATTCCACGTAAAGAGTACATTTCCATAGCCGCGCTCTTCGTATTTTCTTGCCTGATCAAACACATGGTTATCAAGACTTGGAATTGGTAGCATTTTTGTGACATCAAGCCCTGTTGCCATTTCAATAGCTTTAGCATATGCCACTACGTGAACACCACCGCGCACAAGTAAATAACCAATCATTTCACGTGCGGTTGGGTGATCGGTCATCTCAAACACACGCATTTTATGAGTACGCGCTCCGCATTCTAAGAAAAAATTATGCAGTAAATCAAGCACTAAATTCCCACTAGAAAACACATTTTCCCCTGTCCAAGGCTTCCCCATTGAATCCATTGGTAAAGACGTTTGTGCAGCAGCAATAAAGCTTTGTGTATTCCGCATGTTTTTTGCATTTTGCAGTGGCGCCACATTTGGTACACCTGAAAACGAGCTATCCTTATTGA
This portion of the Solibacillus daqui genome encodes:
- a CDS encoding ATP-dependent RecD-like DNA helicase — translated: MAENLDLFELNKNFILGRPIVTIFHNATNMYSIVRVKIQETNIQFEEKEIIVVGYFPKLAEDELYRFKGQMKTHPKYGVQFQIDTFEKEVPTTEQGIVHYLSSDLFTGIGRKTAETIVEKLGLDALTKILEDPSALDAVPRLSVEKKLHIRQTIEENLGLERVMVRLNEWGFGPQLGMKIYQAYREATISLLTENPYRLIEEVDGVGFIRADELGAKLGITGNHPDRIKAAIFHVLTNAALSEGHVYLEAEIVLPLVKAMLEQSQRIEIPYEAISQAAIEMREESKICGEETRMYLPTLYFSEVGIASKIIELKEKNKLAQNFSRDEIRKAIGDIEEQYEVTYAPTQAQAIETALNSAVMILTGGPGTGKTTVVRGLVEVYAELHGLSLNPKTYVEKDEPFPIVLAAPTGRAAKRLAESTGLPAMTIHRLLGFNGQEKDEETGREVVGRLIIIDEMSMVDTWLAHQLLKALHEDVQVVFVGDQDQLPPVGPGQVLKDLLGSQQIPIVELTDVYRQAEGSTIIEMAHQIKKGIVPDSLTVKTSDRSFIQAAANQVTSVVTQVVKGAMSKGQAIRDIQVLAPMYKGPAGIDNLNKEIQELVNPNDGTRKELVFGDTIYRIGDKVLQLVNQPENNVFNGDMGEVIAIIRAKETVEKQDLLVVSYDGIEVTYQRPDLNQITLAYCCSIHKSQGSEFQTVIMPVVRGYSKMLRRNLLYTGITRAKNFLILCGEPDVLAKGLATTDDLMRFTTLKARLNPTLTTEVIEAVSQEKPSSIMELKQEQTAIQSTTEQLGLLNTAESHKIGEVLPSNLTTETAPYIHPLIGMDGISPYDYND
- a CDS encoding manganese catalase family protein; amino-acid sequence: MFQRVNRLLIELPQVEYGDANAASAVQELLGGKFGEMSTLNNYMYQSFNFRGKKKLKPFYDLVASITAEEFGHVELVANTINLLNKDSSFSGVPNVAPLQNAKNMRNTQSFIAAAQTSLPMDSMGKPWTGENVFSSGNLVLDLLHNFFLECGARTHKMRVFEMTDHPTAREMIGYLLVRGGVHVVAYAKAIEMATGLDVTKMLPIPSLDNHVFDQARKYEERGYGNVLFTWNYVGDYKDIDKIWKGTHPLTNAPLIVEEGTPKGVKIPDLHELPEEFAPGIGPEEYQMIAKRLMANL
- the hisA gene encoding phosphoribosylformimino-5-aminoimidazole carboxamide ribotide isomerase, with product MQFRPCIDLHDGKVKQIVGSTLGYQDKEVVENFTSEHDSSYYASLFQQNKLTGGHVIMLGPGNVDAAIRALQAYPNGLQIGGGITADNATKYIEAGASHVIVTSYIFHDGILDIARLEKLVQAVGKERLVIDLSCRKRDDKWFVVTDKWTKFSDFEVNAQSIQQIENYCDELLIHAVDVEGKRSGMQEELVRDLAQWTSIPTTYAGGVRSLEDLKEFESISNGKLHVTIGSALSIFGGDLDFQKVVTYCK